The proteins below are encoded in one region of Alistipes indistinctus YIT 12060:
- a CDS encoding SLBB domain-containing protein: MLIRRKVQTALAAVLLSAAVPGYVSAQLPGVTPDVIQKARQSGATEEQIQQALGGMSVPGTPQSGTNAGAGKSATGSADRKALDQKVLRDLNPTKVTGVDTLTWNQVLSNDWQLQQQQQRILQSMTTPYQDPEFEVLWEDGKFVRRPIPKVFGREIFQNKNLTFAPNYNMATPPSYVLGAGDEIVVEVWGPSELYDKQKITPDGTINIQGVGPISLNGLTIAEAQKRIASKLSGVMGGANVKVSLGQIRSIKVNIAGEVMVPGTYTLPSLATVFNAIYSAGGVNKIGSLRAIKVFRDGKEVATLDVYDYLINGKYDTNIRIEDNDMIIVQPYDSYVAVTGKVKRPRIYEMKKGETLAKAFEYAGGFTGDAYNDNVNVKRKTGRQYSILTVEKPDFDAFAVADGDSVSVGRIFNEYANRLVITGAVWRPGNYELTDNTATLSKLIAKAEGLKGNEFASRGQVTRRKSDYTYEVIPFNVREAAAGVNDIPLMREDSVYIPNILELREEYVIGVRGEVNRPDTLPFRDGMTVEDAILRSGGLKESASYAKIEVARRIKDPNSTSYTNKTADLYTFNIDKDLSIAPEASRFVLQPFDEVYVRRSPGYSEQQRVAVTGEVLYGGEYVLATAGERISDVIKKAGGFTPEAYVKGVSVKRKLTGDELAQVESMLKMARDSRNTTGRDSMAFENLEVQDFYAVGVDVAAAIQNPGGNDDIILRDGDQILVPKYTGTVKISGAVNYPNSVAYDKKNVKSYIAQAGWYKQSARRRPFVIYMNGKVASTRTGFFSRRYPKVEPGCEIVVPQKMERNGRGLQNVMGMMTSTASLAAMVASVINLAK, translated from the coding sequence ATGCTTATCAGACGTAAAGTTCAGACAGCTCTGGCGGCCGTGCTGCTGTCGGCGGCGGTGCCGGGCTACGTTTCGGCCCAACTCCCGGGCGTGACGCCCGATGTAATCCAGAAAGCGCGCCAGTCGGGCGCCACCGAAGAACAGATTCAGCAGGCGCTCGGCGGCATGTCGGTTCCGGGAACGCCCCAATCCGGGACGAATGCGGGGGCCGGCAAGAGCGCAACCGGAAGCGCTGACCGCAAAGCTTTGGACCAGAAGGTGCTCCGGGATTTGAATCCGACCAAAGTCACCGGAGTGGATACCCTTACCTGGAACCAGGTGCTGAGCAACGACTGGCAGCTGCAACAGCAGCAGCAGCGCATCCTGCAGTCGATGACGACCCCGTACCAGGACCCGGAGTTCGAGGTGCTGTGGGAAGACGGCAAGTTTGTCCGCCGGCCGATCCCGAAGGTGTTCGGCCGCGAAATATTCCAGAACAAGAACCTCACTTTCGCCCCCAATTACAACATGGCCACGCCGCCCTCGTACGTGCTGGGCGCGGGCGACGAGATCGTCGTCGAGGTGTGGGGACCGTCGGAGCTTTACGACAAGCAGAAAATTACCCCCGACGGGACGATCAATATCCAGGGCGTCGGCCCGATCAGCCTGAACGGCCTGACGATCGCCGAGGCGCAGAAGCGGATCGCTTCGAAGCTGAGCGGCGTGATGGGCGGCGCCAACGTCAAGGTGTCGCTGGGCCAGATCCGCAGTATCAAGGTCAATATCGCGGGCGAGGTGATGGTGCCGGGCACCTATACGCTGCCTTCGCTGGCTACCGTTTTCAATGCGATCTACTCGGCCGGGGGGGTCAACAAGATCGGTTCGCTGCGTGCGATCAAGGTGTTCCGCGACGGCAAGGAGGTCGCGACGCTCGACGTGTACGATTACCTGATCAATGGCAAGTACGATACGAACATCCGCATCGAGGACAACGACATGATTATCGTCCAGCCTTACGACAGCTACGTGGCTGTGACCGGTAAGGTGAAACGTCCGCGGATTTACGAAATGAAAAAAGGAGAGACGCTGGCCAAGGCGTTCGAGTATGCGGGCGGATTCACGGGCGATGCCTATAACGATAACGTGAACGTGAAGCGCAAGACCGGACGGCAGTATAGCATCCTGACGGTCGAGAAGCCCGATTTCGATGCGTTCGCGGTGGCCGACGGCGACAGCGTGTCGGTGGGCCGGATTTTCAACGAGTATGCTAACCGTTTGGTAATTACCGGGGCCGTATGGCGTCCGGGCAACTACGAATTAACCGATAATACGGCGACCCTTTCGAAGCTGATTGCAAAAGCCGAAGGCCTCAAGGGGAACGAATTCGCCTCGCGCGGGCAGGTTACGCGCCGCAAGAGCGACTATACCTACGAGGTGATTCCGTTCAACGTGCGCGAGGCTGCCGCAGGTGTCAACGATATTCCGCTCATGCGCGAAGATTCCGTCTATATCCCGAATATCCTGGAACTGCGGGAGGAGTATGTCATCGGTGTCCGGGGCGAGGTGAACCGCCCCGATACGCTGCCGTTCCGCGACGGAATGACCGTCGAAGATGCGATCCTGCGCAGCGGGGGGCTCAAGGAGTCGGCCTCTTATGCCAAAATAGAGGTGGCGCGCCGGATCAAGGACCCCAATTCGACCTCTTATACGAACAAAACGGCCGACCTGTATACGTTCAACATCGATAAGGACCTGAGCATCGCACCCGAGGCGAGCCGCTTCGTGCTGCAGCCGTTCGACGAGGTGTACGTGCGCCGGTCGCCGGGATACAGCGAGCAGCAGCGCGTCGCGGTTACGGGCGAAGTGCTCTACGGCGGCGAGTATGTGCTGGCCACGGCGGGCGAGCGGATTTCGGACGTAATTAAAAAAGCGGGCGGTTTCACGCCGGAAGCCTACGTCAAAGGAGTCAGCGTGAAACGCAAACTGACCGGAGATGAACTCGCACAGGTCGAATCGATGCTGAAGATGGCGCGCGACAGCCGCAATACCACCGGGCGCGACTCGATGGCGTTCGAGAATCTCGAAGTGCAGGACTTTTATGCGGTGGGCGTCGACGTGGCGGCCGCGATTCAGAATCCCGGCGGCAACGACGACATTATCCTGCGTGACGGGGATCAGATACTCGTTCCGAAATACACCGGAACCGTGAAGATTTCGGGGGCGGTGAATTATCCCAATTCGGTGGCTTACGACAAAAAGAACGTGAAAAGCTATATCGCGCAGGCCGGTTGGTACAAGCAGAGCGCGCGCCGCCGTCCGTTCGTGATCTACATGAACGGCAAGGTGGCTTCGACCCGCACGGGTTTCTTCTCTAGGCGTTATCCGAAGGTGGAGCCGGGCTGCGAGATCGTCGTGCCGCAGAAGATGGAGCGCAACGGCAGGGGCCTGCAGAACGTGATGGGCATGATGACCTCGACCGCTTCGCTCGCCGCGATGGTCGCTTCGGTGATCAACCTGGCGAAATAA
- a CDS encoding class II fructose-bisphosphate aldolase — protein MINYKDLGLVNTRDMFARAMKGGYAIPAFNFNNMEQLQAIIQACAETKSPVILQVSKGARQYANQTLLRYMAEGAVEYAKELGLKHPEIVLHLDHGDSFETCKSCIDMGFSSVMIDGSHLPYDENVALTKKVVDYAHQFDVTVEGELGVLAGVEDEVSSDHHTYTRPEEVVDFVTKTGCDSLAISIGTSHGANKFKPEQCTRDANGVLVPPPLAFDVLDGVMKELPGFPIVLHGSSSVPQEEVATINKYGGALKDAIGIPEEELRKAAASAVCKINIDSDSRLAMTAAIRKVFVEKPAEFDPRKYLGPARDNMKKLYEHKIVSVLGSAGKLAEE, from the coding sequence ATGATTAATTACAAAGATCTTGGCCTTGTCAACACGCGCGACATGTTTGCACGGGCCATGAAGGGCGGTTATGCCATCCCGGCATTCAACTTCAACAACATGGAACAGTTGCAGGCCATTATCCAGGCTTGCGCCGAGACCAAATCGCCGGTGATCCTGCAGGTGTCGAAGGGTGCCCGCCAGTATGCCAACCAGACCCTGCTGCGCTACATGGCCGAAGGCGCCGTGGAGTATGCCAAGGAACTCGGCCTGAAGCACCCCGAAATCGTGCTGCACCTCGACCACGGCGACTCTTTCGAGACCTGCAAGTCGTGCATCGACATGGGTTTCTCGTCGGTGATGATCGACGGTTCGCACCTGCCTTACGACGAGAATGTGGCGCTGACGAAGAAGGTCGTTGACTATGCCCACCAGTTCGACGTGACCGTCGAAGGCGAACTGGGCGTGCTGGCCGGCGTGGAGGATGAAGTTTCGTCCGACCACCACACCTATACCCGCCCCGAAGAGGTGGTGGATTTCGTTACGAAGACCGGCTGCGACAGCCTCGCCATTTCGATCGGCACTTCGCACGGCGCCAATAAATTCAAACCCGAGCAGTGCACCCGCGACGCGAACGGCGTTCTCGTTCCGCCCCCCCTGGCTTTCGATGTGCTGGACGGTGTGATGAAGGAACTTCCCGGTTTCCCGATCGTGCTGCACGGTTCGTCGTCGGTGCCCCAGGAAGAGGTCGCTACGATCAACAAGTACGGCGGAGCGCTGAAAGACGCGATCGGCATTCCCGAAGAGGAGCTGCGCAAGGCCGCCGCTTCGGCCGTCTGCAAGATCAACATCGATTCGGACAGTCGTCTGGCGATGACCGCAGCGATCCGCAAGGTGTTCGTTGAGAAACCCGCCGAATTCGATCCGCGCAAGTACCTCGGCCCGGCCCGCGACAACATGAAGAAACTCTACGAGCACAAGATCGTCAGCGTGCTCGGTTCTGCCGGCAAACTGGCTGAGGAATAG
- a CDS encoding phosphoglycerate kinase, which translates to MQSIETYDFKGKRAIIRVDFNVPLNDKLEVTDDTRIRAAIPTIKKVLEKGGSVILMSHLGRPKKGPEDKFSLKHIIPAIEKRLGVKVDFAGDCQGQEAADKAAALKPGQVLLLENLRFYAEEEGKPRGLAEDATDDEKAAAKKAVKASQKEFVKRLASYADCYINDAFGTAHRAHASTALIAEYFPSDKMFGYVMEGELKAIDKVLKDPARPFTAILGGSKVSTKISVIENLLKLVNNLILGGGMTYTFKAALGGKVGDSICEPDQFQTAKDILAKAKELGVNIYLAEDAVAADAFSADANTQIVPANAIPDGWEGLDIGPKAEAEFAKVIAESKTILWNGPVGVFEIDKFAKGSKAIAEAIVKATKNGAFSLIGGGDSVACINKFGMADQVSYVSTGGGALLEYMEGIELPGVAAIRK; encoded by the coding sequence ATGCAATCGATCGAAACGTATGATTTCAAAGGAAAACGCGCGATTATCCGCGTCGATTTCAACGTGCCCCTGAACGACAAGTTGGAGGTAACCGACGACACCCGCATCCGTGCGGCGATCCCCACCATCAAAAAGGTACTCGAAAAAGGAGGATCGGTGATCCTGATGTCGCACCTGGGCCGTCCGAAAAAAGGGCCGGAAGACAAATTCTCGCTCAAGCACATCATCCCCGCCATCGAGAAGCGCCTCGGCGTGAAGGTGGACTTCGCCGGGGACTGCCAGGGCCAGGAGGCCGCCGACAAGGCCGCCGCACTGAAACCGGGCCAGGTACTGCTGCTCGAAAACCTGCGTTTCTACGCCGAAGAAGAGGGTAAGCCCCGCGGACTGGCCGAAGACGCCACCGACGACGAAAAAGCCGCTGCGAAGAAGGCCGTGAAAGCCTCGCAGAAAGAGTTCGTGAAGCGCCTCGCTTCGTACGCCGACTGCTACATCAACGACGCGTTCGGCACCGCGCACCGCGCACACGCGTCGACGGCGCTGATCGCCGAATATTTCCCGAGCGACAAGATGTTCGGCTACGTGATGGAAGGCGAACTGAAAGCGATCGACAAAGTGCTGAAAGATCCGGCACGTCCGTTCACCGCTATCCTCGGCGGGTCGAAAGTTTCGACCAAGATCAGCGTGATCGAAAACCTGCTCAAACTGGTGAACAACCTGATCCTCGGCGGCGGCATGACCTACACGTTCAAGGCCGCCCTCGGCGGCAAGGTGGGCGACAGCATCTGCGAGCCCGACCAGTTCCAGACCGCGAAAGACATCCTCGCAAAAGCCAAAGAGCTGGGCGTGAACATCTACCTGGCCGAAGATGCCGTGGCCGCCGACGCATTCAGCGCCGACGCCAATACGCAGATCGTTCCGGCCAACGCGATTCCCGACGGCTGGGAAGGCCTCGACATCGGCCCGAAAGCCGAAGCCGAGTTCGCAAAGGTAATCGCAGAGTCGAAGACGATCCTGTGGAACGGCCCGGTGGGCGTATTCGAGATCGACAAATTCGCCAAGGGCTCGAAAGCTATTGCTGAAGCGATCGTGAAAGCTACGAAGAACGGAGCCTTCTCGCTGATCGGCGGCGGCGACTCGGTAGCCTGCATCAACAAGTTCGGCATGGCCGACCAGGTCAGCTACGTCTCCACCGGCGGCGGCGCGCTGCTCGAATACATGGAAGGCATCGAGCTGCCCGGCGTGGCCGCGATCCGCAAGTAA
- the kbl gene encoding glycine C-acetyltransferase, translating into MYGKMKEHLSAELKAIEEAGLYKQERIITSPQKADITVEGGKEVLNFCANNYLGLSNNPRLIDAAKRAMDTHGYGMSSVRFICGTQDIHKQLEKAIADYFGTEDTILYAACFDANGGVFEPLFTDEDAIISDSLNHASIIDGVRLCKAVRYRYANADMADLEKQLQAAQAQRFRIIATDGVFSMDGNVAPMDKICELAEKYDALVMVDECHSAGVVGKTGRGVTEQFDVRGKVDIITGTLGKAFGGAVGGFTTGRKEIIALLRQRSRPYLFSNSLPPAVVGAGLELFKMLGESDAIHDKLVENVEYFRTKMLAAGFDIKPTQSAICAVMLYDAKLSQDMAAKLLDEGIYVTGFYYPVVPKGQARIRVQVSAGHEKSHLDKCVAAFTKVGRELGVIK; encoded by the coding sequence ATGTACGGAAAAATGAAAGAGCACCTCTCGGCCGAGCTCAAGGCGATCGAAGAGGCTGGATTGTACAAACAAGAACGTATTATCACTTCGCCGCAGAAGGCCGACATCACGGTCGAAGGCGGTAAAGAAGTGCTCAACTTTTGCGCGAACAACTACCTCGGGCTGTCGAACAACCCCCGGCTGATCGATGCGGCGAAACGGGCGATGGATACGCACGGCTACGGTATGTCGTCGGTGCGTTTTATCTGCGGCACGCAGGACATCCACAAGCAACTCGAAAAAGCGATCGCCGACTATTTCGGCACCGAAGATACGATTCTTTACGCCGCCTGCTTCGATGCGAACGGCGGTGTGTTCGAACCCCTCTTCACCGATGAGGACGCGATTATCTCCGACTCGCTGAACCATGCGTCGATCATCGACGGCGTGCGCTTGTGCAAGGCGGTGCGCTACCGTTATGCGAACGCCGATATGGCCGACTTGGAGAAGCAATTGCAGGCCGCCCAGGCGCAGCGCTTCCGCATTATCGCCACCGACGGTGTTTTCTCAATGGACGGCAACGTCGCCCCGATGGACAAGATTTGCGAATTGGCCGAGAAGTACGACGCGCTGGTGATGGTGGACGAGTGCCACTCGGCCGGCGTGGTGGGCAAGACGGGCCGCGGCGTGACCGAACAGTTCGATGTGCGCGGAAAGGTCGATATCATCACCGGTACGCTGGGCAAGGCGTTCGGCGGTGCCGTAGGCGGGTTCACGACCGGCCGTAAGGAGATCATCGCGTTGCTGCGCCAGCGGTCGCGTCCGTACCTTTTCTCGAACTCGCTGCCTCCCGCAGTGGTGGGCGCCGGGCTCGAACTGTTCAAGATGCTGGGCGAGAGCGATGCGATCCACGACAAGTTGGTCGAGAATGTGGAGTACTTCCGCACGAAGATGCTCGCCGCCGGATTCGACATCAAGCCGACCCAGTCAGCCATCTGCGCAGTGATGCTGTACGATGCGAAGCTGTCGCAGGACATGGCCGCGAAGCTGCTCGACGAGGGAATTTACGTGACCGGGTTCTACTATCCGGTAGTGCCGAAAGGACAGGCGCGTATCCGCGTGCAGGTCTCTGCAGGCCACGAAAAATCGCACCTGGACAAGTGCGTGGCGGCCTTTACGAAGGTGGGCCGCGAACTGGGAGTGATTAAATAG
- a CDS encoding Lrp/AsnC family transcriptional regulator, translated as MGKATIDATDRKILSLLIRNARMPFLEIARECGISGAAIHQRVKKMEESGVIRGFRLEVDPTALGYNVSAMIGIRINDPSMNFEIVDGLRRIPEVVECHFVTGKYNIWTRVYCVDHEHLMHTILDHILRVPGVSETETFISLSDSFGRQVSVRDLDQ; from the coding sequence ATGGGAAAAGCGACCATTGACGCCACCGACCGCAAGATTCTCAGCCTGTTGATCCGCAATGCGCGCATGCCTTTTCTGGAGATCGCGCGCGAGTGCGGTATTTCGGGCGCGGCGATCCACCAGCGGGTGAAGAAGATGGAGGAATCGGGCGTGATCCGGGGCTTCCGCCTCGAAGTCGATCCTACGGCACTGGGGTACAACGTCAGTGCGATGATCGGTATCCGCATCAACGATCCGTCGATGAATTTCGAGATTGTCGACGGTTTGAGGCGGATTCCCGAGGTGGTCGAATGCCACTTCGTCACCGGTAAATACAACATCTGGACGCGCGTTTACTGCGTGGATCACGAGCACTTGATGCACACGATCCTCGACCATATTCTGCGTGTGCCGGGCGTTTCCGAAACCGAGACCTTCATTTCGCTCTCCGATTCGTTCGGGCGGCAGGTGAGTGTCCGCGATCTGGACCAATAG
- a CDS encoding 6-pyruvoyl trahydropterin synthase family protein, which yields MIRLTKEFSFEMAHTLAGYDGPCREIHGHSYRLFVTVRGVPVRDPQSPKYGMVMDFGDLKHIVGRLIVERYDHALVLRETPENHAALEAMRGTYTKIIVTPYQPTCENMVEDFARAIAAELPAGVELFSVKLHETATSFAEWYASDNL from the coding sequence ATGATACGGCTGACCAAGGAATTTTCGTTCGAAATGGCGCATACCCTCGCCGGGTATGACGGACCTTGCCGTGAAATACACGGCCATTCGTACCGCCTGTTCGTTACGGTACGCGGTGTGCCGGTGAGGGATCCGCAAAGTCCGAAATACGGCATGGTGATGGATTTCGGTGACCTGAAACACATCGTTGGCCGGTTGATCGTCGAGCGTTACGACCATGCGCTCGTACTGCGCGAAACGCCTGAGAACCATGCGGCGCTGGAAGCGATGCGCGGTACTTACACGAAGATCATCGTTACTCCGTACCAACCCACCTGCGAGAATATGGTGGAGGATTTCGCCCGTGCGATCGCGGCCGAACTGCCTGCGGGCGTGGAGTTGTTCAGCGTGAAACTGCACGAGACGGCCACCTCGTTCGCTGAGTGGTATGCCTCGGATAACCTTTGA
- a CDS encoding pentapeptide repeat-containing protein codes for MGRGKSTDSGTGAPAAQQPQRPEAADVVRGGLYADRTFTRLDGAVRDFVQAEFEHCTFTGCDFSYADLSHAFFSECLFRECRMVVPGLSAVHLRKAVFDGCLLSGLDFGQCVKAGFGVSFVRSRLDNSSFYELKMPGTRFDDCELTGCLFAESDLTGASFDGCKLSATEFDRCRLERADFRTATEFAIDPGRNMLRRAKFSPYNLAGLLAVYGIEIG; via the coding sequence ATGGGCAGGGGTAAAAGCACGGACAGCGGTACGGGAGCACCGGCGGCGCAGCAACCGCAGCGGCCGGAGGCCGCCGATGTCGTCCGGGGCGGGCTCTATGCCGACCGGACCTTTACGCGCCTCGACGGCGCGGTACGGGATTTCGTGCAAGCCGAGTTCGAGCACTGTACTTTTACCGGGTGCGATTTTTCATATGCCGACCTGTCGCACGCCTTCTTTTCGGAGTGCCTGTTCCGCGAATGCCGCATGGTGGTACCCGGACTCAGTGCGGTACACCTGCGCAAAGCCGTTTTCGACGGCTGCCTGCTTTCGGGGCTCGATTTCGGACAGTGCGTGAAGGCGGGCTTCGGGGTATCGTTTGTCCGCTCGCGGCTCGATAACAGCTCGTTCTACGAACTGAAAATGCCCGGAACCCGTTTCGACGATTGCGAACTGACGGGATGCCTGTTCGCGGAGAGCGACCTGACCGGTGCTTCGTTCGACGGATGCAAACTGTCTGCAACCGAATTCGACCGTTGCCGGCTCGAAAGAGCCGATTTCCGCACGGCGACGGAGTTCGCGATCGATCCGGGCCGCAATATGTTGCGGCGGGCGAAGTTTTCCCCTTACAACCTTGCGGGGTTGCTTGCCGTGTACGGGATTGAAATCGGGTAA
- the polA gene encoding DNA polymerase I → MERLFLIDAYALIFRAYYAFIGRPMRNSEGLNTSAIFGFVKFLRDLIRREEPRLLGVAFDPKGGNFRHEIYPQYKANREATPEDIIAAVPYIKRVLEAMRIPVIEVPGYEADDVIGTLSMKAAGAGYEVYMVTPDKDYGQLIRPTVRIYKQRKGGDGIEVIGCEQIREHYGIDDPCRVIDILALWGDASDNIPGVPGIGEKSAIKLVCEFGTVENLLENTDKLKGKQRENIEALREQILLAKRLATIELNVPVEFDPAGLTMVNPDLEMLADVYRELGFRSFLNELQGNPFVTAAGVAGTASGAGRGSAGQVGAHASGITDTGGIAGGAGTTEMPGASDGRRAGVAGSRASGNAVQDASQGSLFDAFGQVPDAGAAFPGAGDLTPSDSVSEPYAGNSPAGQRDLFAGPGEVSGVGGMVQHDPNRDTANAGAAGDRVTSAGGLFGQQYQTIDTVPHTYHTVTEPAELEALAARLAACEAFCFDTETTGFDVFGDRLVGISVAIEPHEAWYIPCNRENTDRVVAALRPVFADEKIAKIGQNIKFDLMVLRSAGIEVWGRLYDTMIIHYLLDPESRHGMDHLSRTFLGYDPVPIEALIGKGAKQKTMDMVPVATVAAYAAEDADVTLRLYRVLWPLLMQAGLTELYAKIEEPLIPVLADIEMTGVKIDTAALASFGQELTGELAALEERIRETTGDPSLNVNSAKQLGEALFGRMKIDPKPKMTKTKQYRTDEEYLQMLSDRHPVIGMILEYRGLRKLLSTYVDALPQLVNPLTGRIHTSFNQAVTATGRLSSTNPNLQNIPIRDDRGREIRKAFIPSSDDRVLLSADYSQVELRLMAHLSGDRAMIEAFGHGEDIHTATAALLFHAAKEDVTREQRRRAKTANFGIIYGISAFGLAQRLNIPRTEAKEIIDGYFQSYPDIRQYMERVIDQARENGYVETLFGRKRMLPDIRSGNAVVRGLSERNAINAPIQGGAADIMKLAMIAVHGELRRKGLQSKIILQVHDELVLDVLLSEQEQVREIVIRCMEGAAELKVKLVAECGVGRNWLEAH, encoded by the coding sequence ATGGAGAGATTGTTCCTGATCGATGCCTACGCGCTGATTTTCCGCGCTTATTATGCTTTTATCGGCCGCCCGATGCGCAATTCCGAAGGGTTGAATACTTCGGCGATTTTCGGGTTCGTCAAATTCCTGCGGGATCTGATCCGCCGCGAGGAGCCGCGCCTGTTGGGCGTCGCGTTCGACCCCAAGGGCGGTAATTTCCGCCATGAAATTTATCCCCAGTACAAGGCGAACCGGGAGGCTACTCCGGAGGACATCATTGCGGCGGTGCCCTACATCAAGCGGGTGCTCGAGGCGATGCGTATTCCGGTGATCGAGGTTCCCGGCTACGAGGCCGACGATGTGATCGGCACGCTGTCGATGAAGGCTGCCGGGGCCGGGTATGAAGTTTACATGGTGACGCCTGATAAGGATTACGGGCAGCTGATCCGTCCGACCGTGCGCATTTATAAGCAGCGCAAGGGAGGAGACGGAATCGAGGTCATTGGCTGCGAACAGATCCGCGAGCATTACGGTATCGACGACCCGTGCCGGGTGATCGACATCCTCGCGCTGTGGGGCGATGCGTCGGATAATATTCCGGGTGTGCCGGGCATCGGCGAGAAGAGTGCGATCAAACTGGTGTGCGAGTTCGGTACCGTGGAGAACCTGCTCGAAAATACCGATAAGCTCAAAGGAAAGCAGCGCGAGAACATCGAGGCGCTGCGCGAACAGATACTGTTGGCCAAACGGCTGGCGACCATCGAGCTGAATGTGCCGGTCGAGTTCGATCCGGCGGGACTTACGATGGTGAACCCCGATCTCGAGATGCTGGCCGATGTCTACCGGGAGCTGGGGTTCCGTTCGTTCCTCAATGAATTGCAGGGCAATCCGTTCGTTACGGCGGCGGGCGTTGCCGGCACCGCATCCGGTGCCGGACGGGGAAGTGCGGGTCAGGTGGGCGCACACGCTTCGGGCATTACGGATACAGGCGGAATTGCCGGTGGGGCCGGGACAACCGAAATGCCGGGAGCTTCGGATGGCCGGAGAGCGGGCGTTGCAGGCAGCCGGGCGTCGGGAAATGCCGTGCAGGATGCATCGCAGGGTTCGCTGTTCGATGCGTTCGGGCAGGTTCCGGATGCCGGGGCCGCGTTTCCCGGGGCAGGTGATTTGACACCTTCCGATAGCGTTTCGGAGCCTTACGCGGGGAACTCCCCGGCGGGACAGCGAGACCTGTTTGCGGGACCGGGAGAGGTTTCCGGGGTTGGCGGAATGGTGCAGCATGACCCCAATCGGGATACTGCGAATGCGGGCGCGGCGGGAGACCGGGTAACGTCCGCAGGCGGCCTTTTCGGGCAGCAGTACCAGACGATCGACACGGTGCCGCATACTTACCATACCGTGACCGAACCTGCCGAACTGGAGGCGCTCGCGGCCCGGCTGGCCGCCTGCGAAGCGTTCTGCTTCGACACCGAGACGACCGGATTCGACGTGTTCGGAGACCGCCTGGTCGGAATTTCGGTCGCGATCGAACCGCACGAGGCATGGTATATCCCGTGCAACAGGGAGAACACGGACCGTGTGGTCGCGGCATTGCGTCCGGTCTTTGCCGACGAGAAGATCGCGAAAATCGGCCAGAACATCAAATTCGACCTGATGGTGCTGCGCAGTGCCGGCATCGAGGTGTGGGGCCGGCTCTACGATACGATGATCATCCATTACCTGCTCGACCCCGAGTCGCGGCACGGCATGGACCATCTCTCCCGCACGTTCCTCGGGTACGATCCTGTGCCGATCGAGGCGCTGATCGGTAAGGGGGCCAAGCAGAAAACGATGGATATGGTGCCGGTGGCGACGGTGGCCGCCTATGCCGCCGAGGATGCCGACGTGACGCTGCGGCTTTACCGTGTGCTGTGGCCGCTGCTGATGCAGGCGGGACTGACCGAACTCTATGCGAAGATCGAGGAGCCGCTGATTCCGGTGCTCGCCGACATCGAAATGACCGGCGTGAAGATCGACACTGCTGCGCTGGCCTCCTTTGGGCAGGAGCTGACCGGGGAGCTGGCGGCCCTCGAGGAGCGTATCCGTGAAACGACGGGCGATCCGTCGCTGAACGTCAATTCGGCCAAACAGCTGGGCGAGGCGCTTTTCGGCCGCATGAAGATCGACCCGAAACCGAAAATGACCAAAACCAAACAGTACCGTACCGACGAGGAGTACCTGCAGATGCTTTCCGACCGCCATCCGGTGATCGGGATGATCCTGGAATATCGCGGGTTGCGCAAGCTGCTTTCGACCTATGTCGATGCGCTGCCGCAGCTGGTCAATCCGCTGACGGGGCGGATCCATACCTCGTTCAACCAAGCGGTAACGGCTACCGGACGGCTCAGTTCGACGAATCCGAACCTGCAAAATATTCCGATCCGCGACGACCGCGGGCGCGAAATCCGCAAGGCGTTCATCCCGTCGTCGGACGACCGCGTGCTGCTGTCAGCCGACTATTCGCAGGTCGAACTGCGGCTGATGGCGCACCTGAGCGGCGACCGGGCGATGATCGAAGCGTTCGGGCACGGCGAGGATATCCATACCGCGACGGCGGCCCTGCTGTTCCATGCGGCCAAAGAGGATGTGACGCGCGAACAGCGGCGCCGGGCCAAAACGGCCAATTTCGGAATCATCTACGGCATTTCGGCGTTCGGACTGGCCCAACGGTTGAACATTCCTCGTACGGAAGCCAAGGAGATCATCGACGGGTATTTCCAGTCGTACCCCGATATCCGGCAGTACATGGAGCGTGTGATCGACCAGGCGCGCGAAAACGGGTACGTCGAGACGCTCTTCGGGCGCAAGCGGATGCTGCCCGATATCCGTTCGGGCAATGCGGTGGTGCGCGGCCTTTCGGAGCGCAATGCGATCAATGCTCCGATCCAGGGCGGCGCGGCCGATATCATGAAGCTGGCGATGATTGCCGTGCACGGCGAGCTGCGCCGCAAAGGGCTGCAATCGAAGATTATCCTGCAGGTGCATGACGAATTGGTGCTCGACGTCCTGCTCAGCGAGCAGGAACAGGTGCGTGAAATCGTTATCCGCTGCATGGAGGGAGCCGCCGAGTTGAAAGTAAAGCTGGTCGCCGAGTGCGGTGTGGGCCGCAACTGGCTCGAAGCGCATTGA